One genomic region from Nodularia sp. LEGE 06071 encodes:
- the menA gene encoding 2-carboxy-1,4-naphthoquinone phytyltransferase, whose amino-acid sequence MTTKQIVNPQIKLWMAAIKPPMYSVAIMPIWVGTAVAFAETNSFNVVVFSTFIAAAILILAWENISNDVFDSETGIDENKHHSLVNLTGNKLLIFWLGNLCLVSGLLGIIAIAIWQKDPTVIGLILLCCALGYTYQGPPFRLGYQGLGEIICFFAFGPLAIAAAYYSQTASWSINSLAASVIVGIATSLVLFCSHFHQVKDDIAAGKRSPVVRLGTAKAAKLLSWFTGGIYPLILLFVLLGMFPVWTLLSWLSLPYAFQLCRHVQQNHHLPEKVSNCKFIAVNLHFCCCSLLGLGFMLGG is encoded by the coding sequence ATGACGACAAAACAGATTGTAAATCCTCAAATTAAATTATGGATGGCGGCAATTAAACCGCCAATGTATAGCGTTGCGATCATGCCGATTTGGGTAGGAACAGCAGTGGCTTTTGCGGAAACCAATAGTTTTAATGTAGTAGTATTTTCTACTTTTATCGCTGCGGCAATTTTAATTTTAGCTTGGGAAAATATCAGTAATGATGTCTTTGATTCAGAAACGGGTATTGACGAAAACAAACATCATTCTTTAGTAAATTTAACTGGAAATAAGCTATTAATATTTTGGTTAGGAAACTTGTGTTTGGTTTCTGGGTTGTTGGGAATAATCGCGATCGCTATTTGGCAAAAAGACCCCACTGTCATCGGCTTAATTCTGCTGTGCTGCGCTTTGGGCTACACATACCAAGGGCCTCCCTTTCGCTTAGGATACCAGGGTTTGGGCGAAATTATTTGTTTTTTTGCTTTTGGCCCTTTGGCGATCGCCGCCGCATACTATAGCCAAACGGCAAGTTGGTCAATAAATAGTTTAGCAGCGTCAGTGATTGTGGGCATTGCTACCAGCTTAGTTTTATTTTGCTCACACTTTCACCAAGTTAAGGATGACATAGCCGCAGGTAAGCGATCGCCTGTTGTGCGTCTGGGTACGGCAAAAGCTGCAAAACTTCTCTCTTGGTTTACGGGCGGTATTTATCCTCTGATTTTACTATTTGTGTTATTGGGGATGTTCCCTGTTTGGACTTTGCTGAGTTGGTTGAGTTTACCTTATGCGTTCCAGTTATGTCGCCATGTTCAGCAAAATCATCATCTGCCGGAAAAGGTGAGTAATTGTAAGTTTATTGCGGTTAATTTACATTTTTGCTGTTGTTCGCTGTTGGGTTTGGGGTTTATGTTGGGGGGTTGA